Below is a window of Oceanipulchritudo coccoides DNA.
ATCAAGGAATTGCGCGTAGTTGCCAAGAAGCATTGTATCCTCAGGCGCTCGTCTCAAAGCGGCAATGTAAAGGCTCCGGTCCCGCCACGGCGTCTGCATCGTGATACCTTTATCGATCTGTCCTAATTGTTCCCGGATATGACTCACAGTTCGGGAATGGCTGCTTTGTTCCTTGAATGGAGAAACGTTGATTCGCCCCAGGGCTGTCTGCCAGAGCCGTTTTGTATCCCAGGTTGTCAGGGCCAGCTGCTTTAGGCATGTGGACTCCCTGATCCACTCCTCTTCCTGCGCTTCCAGAATAGTGGGTGGTAGAAACTGGGCCACTTCTTCCGCGAAGGCTCTGGCCAGAATGTAATTCCCTTTGGTCGTAAAGTGGACGTGCTCGTAGAAAAGGTTCTGGTCTGGAATTGTGTCGGAAGATTGGCGTGCCAGCAGATCGACTCCGTCAACAAGAACGACTTGGCCTTCGCTGTTAAGCGCCGTCTCATTCACAATTGCGTTTATTCGGGTGTCTGCCCTGACCGCCAGCGCATCCAGATCCCTTGCCCGGACGAAGGCTTCCTTCGCTTCAATCGGCTTTGAAAGTTTAAGCAGGCAAGTGCCAATCCGAAACTGCAGCTCGGCATAGTCAGAATCAATTTCCGCGGCTTCTTCATATTTCCCCAGAGCAGAAGCAAAATCACCTGCCTCCTCAAAGGCATTTCCTTCCGAGAATAAGGCATCCCATTTCGCTTCTTGCGAGGAATCAAGGCCCTCCCGGTGCAGCGAGGCAAACGGTGAACAATCCTTCAAGTTACTCCCCACAGTGCTCAGTAGAACCGGCACCCCAGCTTTTCGACCCGCCTTGAGGATATCCTCAAGATTTCCCCTGAAGTTTTCGTAGGCCTGCAGGCGATTCGGATCATCCAGCCTGAGCTGATTTTCCTTGAACATGTCGATACCTGCCCAATTTCCAGAATCAGCCTCTCCGCCATCAGAAACAGAAGAGAGCAGTGTCAGCAACTGGCCGATCTTTGTCGTTTTCAAGGCAAGGCCTAGCCGGACAAACCAGAGGCTGGGAGCCTTTGAACCAAAGACGGTTCCAGCTCCAAACGGGCCGACCATCTCGTTGTTGCCCATGTAGATCAGCCACAGGTCGCCATCCAGTCGGGCACACTCCCGAGCAATTGGCAGGATTACATGTGAATTGATCGCGGTCATCGCGACATTGATGACCTCGAATTCTCTCCCTGGATAACGGTTTTCCAGAAGTATCTCAAGCTGACGCCCCACCCCGTAACTTGGCTCAGGATCGCCCAAAGCAGCTGATTCCCCAAATAGAAAAATCCGGTAGGTACCCTCCGGCTTCTCAGCTGGCATCCGAAACACTAATGGAACCCGCGCCAAGGCTGGCGGAAAAAACCGGTAACTGAATTTGTAGTTGGGTATTAAATACTCTTTTCCATCGAGCCTGCTAGGAAGGAAAAAGGTCGTGGGATAGCCAAAGCCCGTCACTCTTAACAGCAGCTCAAGTCCACCGATAAACAGAACAGGAATAATGACCATGGCCATCAGCCGCATGGCCCAAAGACGACGGGGGCTTATTCGTTTTTTCATCGTTTATCGGATTGTCCTAGGGAGAATCTAATCAGGAATAAAAAAACCCGCTATCCGAAAATAGCGGGTTTGTAATTTAGAAATTAAAAATCTCTAAAGATGTGCTCAGATTAAGCCTTGCGGCGACGATAGATCACCAGACCAAGAGCAGCAAAACCAAGCAGGACTGCGTAGGTTGACGGCTCCGGAACCGGAGTTTGAACCGTAGCGTACTGCAGGGTCAGCGGGTTCGGGTTGAAGAACTCGTCGAGCGACGGCTGGATCGGGCCAGTGACACGGAATCCAGCTTGTACTACAGGAGTACCTGTGCCGGGCGATGCCACCACGAGGGATAGGCTGTCCGTCACACCGGATACGAGCGGAGCGGTTTCCAACTGGGTCGTTGCCCACGTTACAAAACCATCCAAGACCGCGGCAAAAGCTACCACACTGTAGCCAGCGGGTAAGCCCTGAGTAATTGTCTCAAAGTCGAAATTGACTGTAGTACCAATAGCTGCACCGACGACTTCTTGATAGAAGGCGTACTCAATGTACAATTCGGGATCGCCAGTCGTCTGGTTTACCCAGACAGGGTTAGCGGCTTCAACATCATAAATGCCCTTGTTAGCGCCTAAGGACAGCGTGCTGCCCGAAAAGGTGGATTGAGCATTCGGGAAATCGCCATAGCCAAAACCAAACTGGAAGGAATCGTCTGCTACGCTGAAGGTATTCACAAATCCGTTCCAAGCAGCACCCGGATCGACCGTGAAATTTAACTGCGCTGACAATGAACTTGTGACAAGTCCGGCTAGCGAAGCCATTAAGAGTAATTTTTTCATATAATTAGGATTTTTAGTGATTAACGTTAATTCACGCTACGGCAAATCGCACCGTAACGATGTAGAGTGAAATGGCATCGACTCTGCAGTGTCAACAGAAAAACTGCAATTGAGTGCAATCTTATATGTAAAAAACTCTCGTTTTATGCGGGAATGATGCAGGAATATGCAGGCGCCCGAAAGCCTTTTAATACCGCTGAATTCCCTGATCCTAGTCCGCCTCGACAAACTCATACTGGACGTTCCACCCCTGGCCCTGGTTTTGACCGTCTGTGACAAACCAGAGCAGCGCTTCGCGGTCCCCGAAGTCCCAACCGTGCACATCATCTCTCAACCCGTTTCCATCATCATCAATTCCGTTCCAGCGAACTTCCCCCGGATTCACCCACAGGAAAGGCGCTAACTCCTCGTGGGTTATGCGGACCCCGTCATCAATAATAGCGATGGTGACAGGAGTTGCCTGCTCGGAGGGGCTCAGCGATAGTGGAATCCCCGCTTTCTGGATGAACCACTCTTCACCGGATGCGGACAGCCAGCCACAATAAAGGCCTCGTTTAAGCAGGCTTGGCAAGGAACCGTTAATCTTGTATAGAGCTTTCATGACATCTGTGCCTGAAGTCTCAAACAAGACCCCTTCCGGGGCGCTCTGGATTTCCATTCTCTTTGTAGTGGCGCTTCTGCTCGCCATTCCGTTTGTGCAGTGGACCAATACCGATGATCCAGTTCCGTCGGGACCGGACACCGATACCATTCCCTATGAATCTCCCGACTACGAGGAGCCCCCTCCGCCTCCCCCGCCGCCAAAAGACAAGCCAATTGATGACTTCAAGCCGGATGTGCAGCCGCCCACCATTACGGATATTGAAATCATCATTAATCCGGATTTGCGGGGCATCGGGAGCGGCACGCAAATTAATTTGCCAACCGGGGATATTCCCGACCCCTTCGTCGATATTAAGGATCTCACGACCCAGCCCAAGGCGATCCAGCAGCCCTCCCCGATCTACCCGCCCGATGCCAAACGCAACCGGATCAGCGGAGAGGTTGTTGTGCAGTTTCTCGTTACTATTGAGGGCCTCACCAAAGGCATTGAAATCCTTAAATCCTCCAACCCGGTCTTCGAATCGGCCGCCACCGACGCCGTCCGGCGCTGGAAATTCATCCCTGGGGAAAAGGACGGCAAAATCGTCACCTCCCGCGTCCGTGTGCGCATCCCCTTCACCATCTCAAATTGAGGTCTACAAGGCAGGTTGATTGGTCGGAAATGCAAAAGACCCGACTCTTTCGAATCGGGTCCTTTTTAAAATGGCGGGATGGACGAGACTTGAACTCGCGGCCTCCGGCGTGACAGGCCGGCGTTCTAACCAACTGAACTACCACCCCAAATTGGGTAATGAGAAGTGAAGCTATTCGGGGGCCTTGGTTGGTCAAGCGTTTATTGCATAAAAAAATGTGAAGCCGGAAAGAACTGGAAACCGAGGGAGGTCAAGCGGTGAAATCGGTCTAAAGTGGGCATGCTGAGGCCTTGTGTGGCTGACGATAGCGAAGACAATCTCTCAGCATGCAAGCGGACCCGGATCGCAGGGATGTGTCGGCCACACGGTCCCAGCGCCGAGCCTGGCGAAAGGGGCTTCTGGCGGGAGGGCTGGCGCTGGCTTTTCAATGTGT
It encodes the following:
- a CDS encoding tetratricopeptide repeat protein, yielding MKKRISPRRLWAMRLMAMVIIPVLFIGGLELLLRVTGFGYPTTFFLPSRLDGKEYLIPNYKFSYRFFPPALARVPLVFRMPAEKPEGTYRIFLFGESAALGDPEPSYGVGRQLEILLENRYPGREFEVINVAMTAINSHVILPIARECARLDGDLWLIYMGNNEMVGPFGAGTVFGSKAPSLWFVRLGLALKTTKIGQLLTLLSSVSDGGEADSGNWAGIDMFKENQLRLDDPNRLQAYENFRGNLEDILKAGRKAGVPVLLSTVGSNLKDCSPFASLHREGLDSSQEAKWDALFSEGNAFEEAGDFASALGKYEEAAEIDSDYAELQFRIGTCLLKLSKPIEAKEAFVRARDLDALAVRADTRINAIVNETALNSEGQVVLVDGVDLLARQSSDTIPDQNLFYEHVHFTTKGNYILARAFAEEVAQFLPPTILEAQEEEWIRESTCLKQLALTTWDTKRLWQTALGRINVSPFKEQSSHSRTVSHIREQLGQIDKGITMQTPWRDRSLYIAALRRAPEDTMLLGNYAQFLDGTGSGPEAIEQARRFCDMLPDLAWPHYYLGVLLLKGERFAEAKESFERALEIRSNFKQAANDLKTVERKLNRLN
- a CDS encoding PEP-CTERM sorting domain-containing protein, which translates into the protein MASLAGLVTSSLSAQLNFTVDPGAAWNGFVNTFSVADDSFQFGFGYGDFPNAQSTFSGSTLSLGANKGIYDVEAANPVWVNQTTGDPELYIEYAFYQEVVGAAIGTTVNFDFETITQGLPAGYSVVAFAAVLDGFVTWATTQLETAPLVSGVTDSLSLVVASPGTGTPVVQAGFRVTGPIQPSLDEFFNPNPLTLQYATVQTPVPEPSTYAVLLGFAALGLVIYRRRKA
- a CDS encoding energy transducer TonB, producing the protein MTSVPEVSNKTPSGALWISILFVVALLLAIPFVQWTNTDDPVPSGPDTDTIPYESPDYEEPPPPPPPPKDKPIDDFKPDVQPPTITDIEIIINPDLRGIGSGTQINLPTGDIPDPFVDIKDLTTQPKAIQQPSPIYPPDAKRNRISGEVVVQFLVTIEGLTKGIEILKSSNPVFESAATDAVRRWKFIPGEKDGKIVTSRVRVRIPFTISN